One segment of Moorella sp. E308F DNA contains the following:
- a CDS encoding Uma2 family endonuclease, whose protein sequence is MAAVEVPRRRFTVEEFYQMARAGILGEDDRVELIEGEIIEMVPIGTRHAACVRRLLHIFSTKIGDNALVDTNNPLRLDQHSEPQPDLMLLKARDDYYASFHPRPEDVLLLVEVSDTSMAYDREVKANLYAKGGVKEVWLVNLQAQQVTAYRLPSPSGYREVKEYGRGDHISPLAFPGLNIPVQDILPGD, encoded by the coding sequence ATGGCGGCAGTCGAGGTTCCTCGCCGACGTTTTACTGTTGAGGAGTTTTACCAGATGGCCCGGGCAGGCATCCTGGGAGAAGACGACCGGGTAGAGCTGATCGAGGGGGAGATTATAGAGATGGTGCCGATAGGGACCAGGCACGCCGCGTGTGTCAGACGGCTGCTTCATATCTTTAGCACCAAAATAGGCGATAATGCCCTGGTAGACACCAACAACCCTTTACGCCTGGACCAACACTCGGAACCCCAGCCTGACTTGATGTTGCTTAAGGCCCGTGATGATTATTATGCTTCTTTCCACCCCCGGCCGGAGGACGTATTGTTGTTAGTCGAGGTGTCCGACACTTCGATGGCTTATGACCGCGAAGTAAAGGCAAACCTCTATGCAAAGGGTGGGGTTAAGGAAGTATGGCTGGTTAACCTGCAGGCGCAGCAGGTGACTGCCTATCGCCTGCCTTCGCCCTCCGGGTATAGAGAGGTTAAAGAATACGGGCGCGGCGACCATATTTCACCGCTGGCTTTCCCGGGGCTAAACATTCCCGTCCAGGATATTTTACCGGGAGATTAG
- the fliS gene encoding flagellar export chaperone FliS, with the protein MAVNNPYQTYQQNLVQTLSQEKLVLMLYDGALRFCRQGLVAMEKKDYAGVSNSLGRAQDILSELMATLNRDVGEIAENLYKLYDFMYRHLVQANVKKSATMINEVIDLLQQLRDTWEEATKKYQSHDYRTRVGMNWQG; encoded by the coding sequence ATGGCTGTAAATAATCCGTACCAGACTTATCAACAAAACCTTGTCCAAACCTTGTCCCAGGAAAAGCTGGTGCTGATGCTTTATGATGGAGCCTTGCGCTTTTGCCGCCAGGGGCTGGTTGCTATGGAAAAAAAGGATTATGCCGGAGTAAGCAATAGCCTGGGCCGGGCCCAGGATATCCTGAGCGAACTGATGGCGACCTTAAACAGGGATGTAGGAGAAATTGCAGAGAACCTCTATAAGCTTTACGACTTCATGTATCGTCACCTGGTCCAGGCTAACGTAAAAAAGAGCGCAACTATGATTAATGAAGTAATCGACCTGTTACAGCAGCTGCGCGACACCTGGGAAGAAGCGACAAAAAAATACCAGTCCCACGATTATCGCACCAGAGTTGGGATGAACTGGCAGGGCTGA
- a CDS encoding flagellar protein FlaG, with protein sequence MRIEGVDPLILNQVQSQTQKPAVQDAKKINVDSEQEKRRQEGQAGYSQGNLEQAVEKLNAATELFNIKLRFKLDHEKGEIYVLVIDAKEGKIIRRIPPENVLKVASQMQQLVGLLLDELI encoded by the coding sequence TTGCGGATCGAAGGAGTCGATCCTTTAATCCTAAACCAGGTCCAGAGCCAGACACAGAAACCGGCAGTGCAGGATGCTAAAAAGATTAATGTAGACAGCGAGCAGGAAAAGCGCCGGCAAGAGGGGCAGGCCGGGTATTCCCAGGGTAATTTAGAGCAGGCAGTAGAAAAGCTAAACGCTGCCACGGAGCTTTTCAACATTAAACTGCGCTTTAAGCTTGACCACGAGAAGGGCGAAATATATGTTTTGGTGATAGATGCCAAAGAAGGCAAGATTATCCGCCGCATTCCACCGGAAAACGTTCTGAAAGTAGCCAGCCAGATGCAACAGCTGGTGGGACTGCTCCTGGATGAGCTGATATAA
- a CDS encoding endonuclease, with product MSNEDLQAYLAQHYPDTDNKLLAEKLGITENKLRKLASRYGIKKSDSYKKELHKKLMQAKEEKYLNNLPDLELNSYELNIIVGSLMGDGCLSFAPRSRQAFYREHFAPSQRDYRVWKARQLKGLGFKISKDNHLRSPSLPVLTRLYNIFYINNRKCLTPENIKLLTHPVGLACLFMDDGSLVINYSRKKDGFYIFPRLTFYTFAFTAQENDLLRQHLEKIFGLTLRLKPFPYGHGYGLDSGRQATIKQLIALIKPYTDMIPSKAKRLDITRRLLAKDAELRRRFGANCQNTIADFD from the coding sequence ATGTCAAATGAAGACTTGCAAGCCTATTTAGCCCAACATTACCCCGATACCGATAATAAGCTCTTGGCAGAAAAGCTGGGAATAACCGAAAATAAGTTGCGCAAACTCGCCTCTCGTTATGGTATTAAAAAAAGCGATAGCTATAAGAAAGAGCTACATAAAAAACTGATGCAAGCCAAGGAAGAAAAATATTTAAATAATCTACCGGACCTTGAGCTAAACTCGTATGAACTAAATATCATCGTCGGTAGCTTAATGGGCGATGGCTGCCTAAGTTTCGCACCGCGTAGCCGCCAGGCATTTTATCGCGAACATTTTGCCCCATCCCAACGGGACTACCGGGTTTGGAAAGCCAGACAGCTGAAAGGACTGGGTTTTAAAATTTCAAAGGACAACCATTTGCGTAGCCCATCCCTGCCTGTTCTTACCCGGTTATACAACATCTTCTACATCAATAATCGCAAATGCCTCACACCAGAAAATATAAAATTACTTACCCATCCAGTAGGCCTGGCCTGCCTTTTTATGGATGATGGCAGCCTGGTTATAAACTATAGCCGTAAAAAAGACGGCTTTTATATCTTCCCGCGCCTTACTTTTTATACCTTTGCCTTTACAGCACAAGAAAACGATTTACTACGCCAGCATCTGGAAAAGATATTTGGCCTGACTTTACGCTTAAAACCCTTCCCTTACGGCCATGGATACGGCCTTGACAGCGGGCGGCAGGCGACGATTAAACAATTAATCGCTTTGATTAAACCTTATACCGATATGATACCCTCCAAAGCAAAGCGGCTGGACATAACCCGGCGGCTCTTAGCCAAGGACGCGGAACTGCGCAGGCGTTTTGGGGCAAACTGCCAGAACACTATCGCTGATTTTGATTAA
- a CDS encoding type II toxin-antitoxin system VapC family toxin, whose amino-acid sequence MAGLARKFYLKQQRNFFSLQIIWIDIEKEAEKVFSLSRKYQITAYDAAYIVAAQLKGCEFFTADQRLYNAVKHDLNFVRLLSEYQ is encoded by the coding sequence GTGGCAGGATTAGCGAGGAAATTTTATTTAAAACAGCAAAGGAATTTTTTTTCCTTGCAAATCATATGGATAGATATTGAAAAAGAGGCGGAAAAAGTTTTTTCTTTAAGCCGCAAATATCAGATTACCGCCTATGATGCCGCTTATATCGTTGCGGCCCAGTTGAAAGGATGCGAGTTTTTTACTGCTGATCAGCGTTTGTACAATGCCGTAAAGCATGACCTTAATTTTGTACGCTTATTGAGTGAGTACCAATAA
- a CDS encoding flagellin produces the protein MRINQNISALNAYRNLTVTNNALTKSMEKLSSGLRINRAADDAAGLAISEKMRGQIRGLNQAVRNAQDGISLIQTAEGALNETHSILQRMRELAVQSANDTNTATDRWEIQKEINQLSEELTRIANTTEFNTKNLLGGNFNGTFQIGANQGQSITLQINGMTSEKLNTQNRAAALALDGGVTKLASATVASGFADGAYQLEVSIGTSGTYTFKLLDSEGTLKTSANVTGTASSVNLVVSGATLTIKASGGFSNAGIAEGTAKVYVVGKNKGISVITQENANDAITIINNAIEAVSAERAKLGAYQNRLEHTIANLSVAAENLTAAESRIRDLDMAQEMMAFTRNQILSQAGTAMLAQANAQPQTVLQLLR, from the coding sequence GTGCGTATCAACCAAAACATTTCGGCCCTCAATGCTTACCGGAACTTGACAGTTACCAATAACGCCCTAACCAAATCCATGGAGAAGTTGTCTTCGGGCCTGCGGATCAACCGGGCCGCCGACGATGCCGCCGGGCTGGCCATCAGCGAGAAGATGCGCGGCCAGATAAGGGGCCTAAACCAGGCGGTGCGCAATGCCCAGGATGGTATCTCCTTGATCCAGACGGCTGAAGGGGCATTAAATGAGACCCATAGTATTTTACAACGTATGCGGGAACTGGCGGTGCAGTCGGCCAACGATACCAACACTGCTACTGACCGCTGGGAGATCCAGAAGGAGATAAACCAACTTTCCGAAGAATTGACCCGTATTGCCAATACGACTGAATTCAACACCAAGAACCTTTTAGGCGGCAATTTTAATGGTACATTCCAAATTGGGGCCAATCAAGGGCAGAGTATAACGCTTCAGATCAACGGGATGACGTCAGAAAAACTAAATACACAGAATAGAGCGGCTGCATTAGCTCTGGACGGCGGCGTAACCAAGCTAGCAAGCGCTACAGTTGCTAGTGGCTTCGCTGATGGTGCCTATCAGTTAGAAGTAAGTATCGGAACTTCCGGGACCTATACTTTTAAGTTGTTGGATAGCGAAGGAACTCTTAAGACAAGCGCGAATGTCACTGGCACTGCCAGTTCAGTTAATTTAGTTGTTAGTGGTGCAACTTTAACTATTAAAGCCTCCGGCGGATTTAGTAATGCCGGAATTGCTGAAGGTACAGCAAAAGTATATGTTGTAGGGAAGAATAAAGGAATCAGTGTCATCACCCAGGAAAATGCCAATGATGCTATTACAATTATAAATAACGCCATCGAAGCTGTCTCTGCCGAGCGTGCCAAACTTGGTGCCTATCAGAACCGCCTGGAGCATACCATCGCCAATCTTAGTGTAGCCGCGGAAAACCTGACGGCGGCCGAGTCCCGCATCCGCGATCTAGATATGGCCCAGGAAATGATGGCTTTCACTAGGAACCAGATCCTCTCCCAGGCTGGTACGGCTATGCTGGCCCAGGCCAACGCCCAGCCGCAGACCGTACTGCAACTGTTACGGTAA
- a CDS encoding AbrB/MazE/SpoVT family DNA-binding domain-containing protein — MSKQIEITKLSSRGQVVIPKEIRQQLGWETGDHVAVEVQGDMVILRRLQLESCRQERHQQVRMSLIK; from the coding sequence ATGAGCAAGCAGATTGAAATAACAAAACTATCAAGCCGGGGGCAGGTAGTTATCCCGAAAGAGATCCGGCAGCAGCTGGGATGGGAAACGGGCGATCACGTGGCTGTGGAAGTGCAGGGGGATATGGTAATCCTGCGGCGCCTGCAGCTGGAAAGCTGCCGGCAAGAAAGGCACCAGCAGGTGAGGATGAGTTTAATCAAGTAG
- the fliE gene encoding flagellar hook-basal body complex protein FliE, which translates to MLLSPVSLLMPAPLQESQQSRPVPQGTGAVAGSFAEILMEKLGEINTLQQQADALTQEYLAGKIEDVHQVMLALEQANLSLQLAVQVRNKVVEAYQEISRMQF; encoded by the coding sequence ATGCTCCTTTCACCTGTATCCCTTTTAATGCCGGCTCCCCTTCAGGAGAGCCAGCAGTCCCGGCCCGTTCCCCAGGGTACAGGAGCCGTAGCCGGGTCTTTTGCAGAAATCCTGATGGAAAAACTGGGGGAAATCAATACCCTGCAGCAGCAGGCCGATGCCCTCACCCAGGAGTACCTGGCCGGTAAAATCGAGGACGTTCACCAGGTCATGCTGGCCCTGGAACAGGCCAACCTTTCCCTCCAGCTGGCCGTGCAGGTGCGCAATAAGGTCGTGGAGGCTTACCAGGAAATCTCCCGCATGCAGTTCTAG
- a CDS encoding motility associated factor glycosyltransferase family protein, with product MNPTASLIYRKNARLLQRYSPELFRDLEKASLPDKWQVILSRSGEPTVIVITPDQEFALHSRYDPKREAETWAGSINADAEMLVILGLGLGYHLEALRRLHPRKTILVLEPQLEAVKLAFATRDMSSLLKSGQFYLLVVPDPGDAAAQLAAILAENAGKKISLEALPAYQRIYKEYWHRVCQEVTDRLRQRRVNWATTENFMYQWLYNYRHNFFSYINAPGVNRLFDSFAGRPAIIVAAGPSLEKNIHLLPSLKEKALILAAGSAIRVLEKNGIKPHLLVSFDPGEANYQHFAGFDGSDIPLVYAPVIYPRIIQEYPGPLLSCELNVSPFIEWFDEKIGDRKGILISGPSVANVCLDLAVKLGANPIILVGQDLAFTNNKTHADGARHQKSIDPEKGKYIWVEDIYGGKVPTTTAFYSMLVWFEQYLRALEGKRLVIDATEGGARIRGTEVMPLQEVAGRYLQQEFAPAKIIAERIAGYSPPGPDQMRRLREALDELGTSRKDLRSCFEEGIKVAQSLLEKCQKRTVKPANYERARRKFASLDRRITQNTFYRLFIIQGLAARIDAINRVLSERLNEEKDLPAKGGKLASLYLTFFTEVERYAGYTEALLKEIAAGLEEREPRLSEGETGDRVNQNQR from the coding sequence GTGAATCCAACAGCCAGCCTGATTTATCGCAAAAACGCTCGCCTGTTACAAAGGTATAGCCCGGAGCTGTTTCGCGACCTTGAAAAGGCAAGTTTACCTGACAAATGGCAAGTCATTCTGTCCCGCAGCGGGGAACCCACGGTGATAGTTATTACCCCGGACCAGGAATTCGCCCTGCATAGCCGCTATGATCCGAAACGGGAGGCTGAAACCTGGGCCGGGAGTATTAACGCCGATGCTGAGATGCTGGTCATCCTGGGCCTTGGCCTGGGCTATCACCTGGAGGCATTGCGGCGGTTGCATCCCCGGAAAACCATTCTGGTGCTGGAACCGCAGCTGGAGGCTGTCAAGCTCGCTTTTGCCACCCGAGATATGAGCAGCCTTCTTAAAAGCGGCCAGTTCTATCTCTTGGTTGTACCTGACCCGGGGGATGCAGCGGCCCAACTAGCCGCCATCCTGGCTGAAAACGCCGGTAAAAAGATATCTTTAGAGGCCCTGCCGGCTTACCAGAGGATTTATAAAGAATACTGGCACCGTGTTTGCCAGGAGGTCACCGACAGGCTGCGGCAGCGTCGGGTCAACTGGGCCACTACGGAAAACTTTATGTACCAGTGGTTGTATAATTATCGCCATAATTTTTTCTCCTATATAAATGCACCGGGAGTGAACCGCCTTTTTGATTCTTTTGCCGGCAGGCCGGCGATAATCGTTGCTGCCGGGCCATCGCTGGAAAAAAATATCCACCTCCTGCCGTCACTCAAGGAAAAAGCCCTTATCCTGGCAGCCGGGTCAGCTATCAGGGTTCTGGAGAAAAACGGTATTAAGCCCCACCTCCTGGTTTCTTTTGATCCAGGAGAAGCTAATTACCAGCACTTTGCCGGTTTCGATGGGAGCGATATACCCCTGGTTTACGCGCCGGTCATCTACCCCCGTATTATCCAGGAGTACCCGGGGCCGCTTTTAAGCTGCGAACTAAATGTATCCCCTTTTATTGAGTGGTTTGACGAGAAAATAGGCGACAGAAAAGGCATCCTCATCAGCGGGCCTTCGGTAGCCAACGTTTGCCTCGACCTGGCAGTGAAACTGGGAGCCAACCCTATTATCCTTGTGGGGCAGGACCTGGCCTTTACCAATAATAAAACCCATGCCGACGGCGCCAGGCATCAAAAGAGCATCGATCCTGAAAAGGGTAAGTATATCTGGGTAGAAGATATTTACGGTGGCAAGGTGCCTACCACTACGGCTTTTTATTCTATGCTGGTTTGGTTTGAGCAGTATTTGCGGGCTCTAGAGGGGAAAAGGCTGGTGATTGATGCTACCGAAGGGGGCGCCCGCATCCGAGGGACAGAAGTTATGCCCCTCCAGGAGGTTGCCGGTCGTTACTTGCAACAGGAGTTTGCCCCAGCAAAAATAATCGCGGAAAGGATTGCCGGTTACTCGCCGCCCGGGCCTGATCAAATGCGCCGGTTACGGGAGGCGCTGGATGAACTCGGGACCTCCCGGAAAGACCTGCGGTCCTGTTTTGAAGAGGGGATAAAGGTAGCCCAAAGCTTGCTGGAAAAATGCCAGAAGAGAACGGTAAAACCAGCCAATTATGAGAGGGCAAGGAGAAAATTTGCGAGCTTAGACCGACGCATAACGCAAAATACTTTTTACCGCTTATTTATTATCCAGGGCCTGGCCGCCCGTATCGATGCCATTAACCGGGTCCTTAGTGAAAGGCTGAACGAAGAAAAGGATTTGCCCGCCAAAGGAGGAAAGTTAGCTTCTTTATATTTAACATTCTTCACCGAGGTCGAACGTTACGCCGGCTATACTGAGGCTTTGTTAAAAGAAATAGCAGCAGGACTTGAAGAACGGGAACCAAGACTGTCAGAGGGTGAGACGGGGGACCGGGTTAATCAAAATCAGCGATAG
- the flgC gene encoding flagellar basal body rod protein FlgC, protein MELLPALAISASGLTAERLRLDLIANNLANINTTRTPRGGPYRRQVPVFAEKLREALGQSPDQAPGRGVEVAAIVEDNTPPRLVYDPSHPDADPDGYVALPNINIVNEMVDMITATRAYEANVTVLNAAKAMTMKALEIGR, encoded by the coding sequence GTGGAATTATTGCCGGCCCTGGCTATCAGCGCTTCCGGCCTTACGGCCGAGCGCCTGCGCCTGGACCTAATTGCCAACAATCTAGCCAATATCAATACCACCAGGACACCCCGGGGCGGCCCCTACCGGCGGCAGGTGCCGGTTTTTGCGGAGAAACTGCGGGAAGCGCTGGGACAGTCGCCGGACCAGGCTCCGGGCAGGGGAGTGGAGGTCGCGGCTATTGTTGAGGATAACACGCCGCCCCGCCTGGTATACGACCCGTCGCACCCGGATGCCGACCCTGATGGTTATGTGGCATTGCCCAATATCAATATCGTTAATGAAATGGTGGACATGATCACCGCCACCAGGGCCTATGAGGCCAACGTCACCGTCCTTAATGCGGCCAAGGCCATGACCATGAAGGCCCTGGAGATCGGGCGTTAG
- a CDS encoding type II toxin-antitoxin system Phd/YefM family antitoxin, with protein MLTMNVSQAKEQFLEVIRQVEDRENVVLEKSGKPVAALLPYEEYASLRRIKNFLAMQELYAAMEDAGITAREIYQDSRKELETR; from the coding sequence ATGCTGACTATGAATGTGAGCCAGGCTAAAGAACAGTTTCTTGAAGTAATACGTCAAGTGGAAGATCGGGAAAACGTGGTATTGGAAAAAAGTGGTAAGCCGGTAGCTGCCCTCCTTCCTTACGAAGAATATGCCAGCCTGCGCCGCATTAAAAATTTTCTTGCTATGCAGGAACTCTACGCGGCCATGGAGGATGCGGGTATAACAGCTAGAGAAATATATCAAGACTCGCGCAAAGAGTTGGAAACGAGGTAG
- the flgN gene encoding flagellar export chaperone FlgN produces MSEIEIVARRLLQAYYQEIELMQVWQQNLEQQQQAIQAGVWDELNNLIAEAASWRERLTRARQATRQLEEFLVLVSGCEALEWEKIEFLPEATRQELAGATRQVRSLWEECRHLQEANLKNIQKAMAAIKLELEQVQTARQMARAYRRENKTAVPRCLDRRL; encoded by the coding sequence ATGAGCGAGATAGAAATAGTGGCCAGGCGGCTTTTGCAGGCGTATTATCAGGAAATAGAACTGATGCAGGTATGGCAGCAAAACTTAGAGCAACAACAGCAAGCCATTCAAGCCGGCGTCTGGGATGAATTAAATAATCTCATAGCAGAAGCCGCTTCCTGGAGGGAAAGGCTGACCCGGGCGCGGCAGGCTACCCGGCAGCTTGAAGAATTCCTGGTATTAGTTTCAGGGTGTGAAGCTCTGGAGTGGGAAAAGATTGAGTTCCTGCCAGAGGCAACCCGCCAGGAGCTGGCCGGGGCTACCCGGCAGGTGCGATCCCTTTGGGAGGAATGCCGGCATTTGCAGGAAGCTAATCTAAAAAATATACAAAAAGCTATGGCAGCGATTAAGTTGGAATTGGAGCAGGTACAAACAGCCCGGCAAATGGCCCGGGCCTACAGACGGGAAAATAAAACCGCTGTACCCCGGTGTCTGGACCGGCGGCTATGA
- the flgB gene encoding flagellar basal body rod protein FlgB — MFMTPALYVLEKALDTAALRQRVIAHNIANVNTPGFKRYDVSFEEKLGQALGLEPGLTLYRTNPYHLPSASLDLTPEVNQDNSTTMRQDGNNVDIDREMVDLAQNSLNFNFAVQQLNGRLAMLRYVINEGRR, encoded by the coding sequence ATGTTTATGACGCCGGCTTTATATGTCCTGGAAAAGGCCCTGGACACGGCGGCTTTACGCCAGCGGGTCATCGCCCACAACATCGCCAACGTCAATACCCCGGGCTTCAAGCGCTATGATGTCTCCTTTGAAGAGAAACTCGGCCAGGCCCTGGGACTGGAGCCGGGTCTAACCCTGTACCGTACGAACCCCTATCATCTGCCGTCAGCCAGTCTGGATCTTACCCCGGAGGTTAATCAGGATAACAGCACCACGATGCGTCAGGACGGCAATAACGTAGATATCGACCGGGAGATGGTCGACCTGGCCCAGAACAGCTTGAACTTTAACTTTGCCGTCCAGCAGCTAAACGGCCGGCTGGCCATGCTGCGCTATGTGATTAACGAAGGGAGGCGGTAG
- the fliD gene encoding flagellar filament capping protein FliD: MVGSLYISGLASGLDTDSIINQLMDIERIPLTRLQQRKDQYNVEKNAWHDIYTRLSNLQSKLTDLKLASTFTGMKATSSNTSALTASAASNAVAGSYKVGIIRLAQAHKVASVEQLTADDNNSLGFSGTFTIKVNGIVRTITVDAGDSLNSISAKINKSPDEGGAGDIVTASVIDHRLVIASKTSGANGGIQFNDDATTHILNSLKIIDATDTTKLLAGAEIARAQDAEFTIDGLTITRSSNTITDVIQGVTLNLLAVTDTDGNGTIEAAETLSLDIGKDTQKAVDAVKAMVDQYNSVMDFISTKAGDEGDLQGDPTLARVQSYLWQLMTAEIAGITGPYQTPWSIGISTGATVGSASLTFDRSGKLTLDTEKLTAALEDDPAAVMAVFTNDSGTGLVDRLDDYLTSLVRSGDGIIPSREKSLQDIMDDLDDQIARMEDRLAIKEEQLRRQFTAMEQALAALQSQGNWLAGQIASLSAYQVR, encoded by the coding sequence ATGGTGGGAAGCCTTTATATTTCCGGCCTGGCTTCGGGGCTGGATACAGACTCTATCATCAACCAGTTAATGGACATCGAAAGAATACCCCTGACCAGGCTGCAGCAGCGCAAAGACCAGTATAACGTGGAGAAAAACGCCTGGCACGATATTTATACACGGTTAAGCAACTTGCAGAGCAAACTCACCGATCTTAAACTTGCCTCCACCTTTACTGGCATGAAAGCCACCTCCAGCAATACCTCTGCATTGACGGCTTCTGCAGCCAGCAACGCTGTGGCCGGAAGTTATAAAGTAGGTATTATCCGGTTAGCCCAGGCCCATAAAGTGGCGAGCGTGGAGCAGTTAACGGCGGACGATAATAACAGCCTGGGTTTTAGTGGTACCTTTACCATTAAAGTAAATGGAATTGTAAGGACGATTACCGTCGATGCCGGTGATAGCCTGAACTCTATCAGCGCTAAAATCAATAAGAGCCCTGATGAAGGGGGAGCGGGGGACATTGTGACGGCCAGCGTCATTGACCACCGGCTTGTCATTGCGAGTAAAACAAGCGGCGCTAATGGGGGAATACAGTTTAATGATGATGCTACGACCCATATATTGAATAGCCTTAAAATAATAGATGCAACCGATACTACCAAGCTCCTGGCAGGTGCAGAGATTGCACGCGCCCAGGATGCCGAATTTACCATCGATGGCCTCACTATAACCCGCTCCTCCAATACCATTACTGATGTCATCCAGGGGGTTACCCTGAACCTCCTGGCTGTAACTGACACCGATGGTAATGGTACCATTGAAGCGGCGGAAACTTTGAGTTTGGATATAGGCAAAGATACCCAAAAAGCCGTCGATGCTGTTAAAGCTATGGTGGATCAATATAACTCGGTTATGGATTTTATCAGTACCAAAGCCGGGGATGAAGGCGATTTACAGGGTGATCCTACCCTGGCGCGGGTGCAGAGTTATTTATGGCAACTGATGACAGCTGAAATAGCAGGCATAACGGGTCCTTACCAGACCCCCTGGAGCATCGGCATTTCCACCGGGGCCACGGTGGGCAGTGCTTCGTTAACATTCGACCGCAGCGGTAAATTAACCCTGGATACGGAAAAACTGACGGCCGCTCTGGAAGATGACCCGGCAGCCGTCATGGCTGTCTTTACCAATGACAGCGGCACCGGGCTGGTTGACAGGCTGGATGATTATCTTACTTCCCTTGTCCGCTCCGGAGATGGCATTATTCCCTCTCGGGAAAAGTCTTTGCAAGATATTATGGACGACCTTGACGACCAGATCGCCCGCATGGAAGACCGGCTTGCTATAAAGGAAGAGCAGCTCCGGCGGCAGTTTACGGCTATGGAGCAGGCCCTGGCGGCTTTGCAGAGCCAGGGGAACTGGCTGGCCGGGCAGATTGCGTCCCTGAGCGCTTACCAGGTAAGGTAG